From Hyla sarda isolate aHylSar1 chromosome 5, aHylSar1.hap1, whole genome shotgun sequence, a single genomic window includes:
- the LOC130272833 gene encoding uncharacterized protein LOC130272833 isoform X2 translates to MPVDSTKEERTAQKDVRTVAAEAGSSPIASTASTPSSDSTTPKCLSPLEESPLVSPACAPSIALVTPCLQAKEGHRPQPEGASSELPIGNTILHLPSKISEESPVTQEESEETEQHRPEDVLHPDTLDTRIVMGEETSCSPEERGSINRLHTMIPEREMVFGDALEEVTLHLGSKVEGNSGQESDKAIVSDSTDDLHFEAHGEFTLKDDLFSQGESVADVPSFLRPTKESPCSSTGSDVHLLQAKPVSTADSDPYTTAPSTPVKTVYSQYKHHAYSKTHLSEEHNDPDYDNMSSPPTSPSGSYVTAEGGSWASSATSSGSPSSSPNLMAEVDTIESPTPYPDHMVVHEESLCEDPCCMSPDILEDEDIPELYDRDIDPEDFSPANEDFIDGYPSDIHSSEEEDDEDEWETDFAPSFTSIPLSPEFMSPVSSVTTHVQEPQQVSLAGCSANVVSSLESAASQQEFHRVSLPSTENDHMIPAFMLPFRGSLIFEAESMEITLFPQGESAESEAIDGEEKEEEDAEDDEDDSTSASYLHSLSETSINEGVDESFAYQDDTSESSDSASYDGEEDEKRYGTEEYAVTTPAAAQSTEGPVEGQNDSSNSGCESEMETSSDLSDSDDECAVFTALDMNGEDLGIEEQIVKVGETANEEREVGEEPDEGVGLSHLAQGFSEVPSIIQDSSRELEDSRASKAPQEVCEEPIRSTLVLTTEAETQPSSELPQKLKDREGAIRTWSDSPVEQQSSSSSSEMDHILRAGIGNVGECLIACFDTDEELDTLPPLCSTTRTQQDDRSHDDHDGRRTSMAVQLAEDRNYFTVKCENNEDAKISGEEESDVSQGLVCSIDTDERDSRSVEIERTEEESVEGTADEELFACYESEEDPEEVKPLDRPSLLAQIQKQQEEAVGYITDQLSCNRYEEQMHRGGRTIEDSAATIADNVISDRGHDRCHHSNTVKTSIEGSDLTLVTADITEDSSSSMTHETSSKLVDIKSTSSKDQNDLQTKESMSSCEGAEDILIADHHTISPPSPSKTSEDPADQVVKSGEQNDQHTSNVDLERFKISPYSSERELLTVRSSTPNEPVTEDNQGAGRCHLPETREIDESGDLLDRPVFKEPPDREDVLQVEKNEKSQESPEGFINEPNNNFLQSSHSDISFSYDRVPSVLKEAEPEEDGQLNINNPSEGDNLENVSTAEDHQDSCILSTIEDNREAEHNHPTLISSLLHPNLLCTKSSCENNSSENHKLLKTTQTCTGAKEQVKLLDNNESQDKNKVCSPTLEESSSNKIRQLEQTHHKLTNTLPKSNNPTGAMCTEPRPCDHIRQEALPPSASALPGLPSKPRTNKMEMSEDLQEMTKLLQGSFGKLEALDLSMRSSSSETNASITKPTKMKHSRDEVVAQPVKDVESKTQKVGFTCDTVKQPRVELRPETPLRSDKVERNSSKDKKVLDKVYPKSETLHDHSSHEVKIAEDNPGRDLHSGFTKDQRTSNLLSKRQTTNDHWGRLPKADIESDLSLHVAPKTEVALSSTTDVSKVPPVKPSPCLPDGSPQDQKIVRHPAASENRGSKKFSSASEGSSTTPNVSAEPPITSRCPRAPQSQEQAGKKPPLTCPPSEPSSSSDSELTSRGQEMTLLRETSAVSLLGINKPLLGQRGCETLSHRGSCNDTESNDESLPELEEADLTEPRSSSSQNQLAHCLGSGEESISKAKQSRSEKKARKAMSKLGLRQIHGVTRITIRKSKNILFVITKPDVFKSPASDIYIVFGEAKIEDLSQQVHKAAAEKFKVPMEHSPLITETAPTLTIKEESEEEEEVDETGLEVRDIELVMAQANVSRAKAVRALRHNNNDIVNAIMELTM, encoded by the exons ATGCCGGTGGATTCCACAAAGGAGGAGAGGACTGCGCAGAAGGATGTCAGGACGGTGGCGGCTGAGGCag GTTCATCTCCAATTGCTTCCACCGCATCGACCCCGAGTAGTGACTCCACCACCCCCAAGTGTTTGAGCCCATTAGAGGAATCTCCATTGGTGAGCCCAGCATGTGCCCCCAGCATAGCCCTGGTGACTCCATGCCTTCAGGCCAAAGAAGGGCACAGACCTCAGCCGGAGGGTGCAAGCAGTGAGCTGCCCATTGGGAACACCATTCTGCATCTTCCTTCTAAGATCTCTGAGGAGTCACCTGTGACCCAAGAAGAGTCAGAGGAAACTGAGCAGCATCGTCCTGAAGACGTTCTACACCCGGACACTCTGGACACTAGAATTGTGATGGGGGAAGAAACATCATGTAGCCCTGAGGAAAGGGGAAGTATAAATAGGTTGCACACAATGATTCCTGAGAGGGAGATGGTGTTCGGGGATGCTTTGGAGGAGGTAACATTGCACTTAGGTTCTAAAGTTGAAGGGAATTCAGGACAAGAAAGCGACAAAGCCATTGTGTCCGACTCCACTGACGATTTGCACTTTGAGGCCCACGGAGAGTTCACATTGAAAGACGACTTATTTTCTCAGGGTGAATCTGTAGCTGATGTGCCTTCATTTCTCAGACCCACCAAAGAGTCACCCTGCAGCTCCACAGGCAGTGATGTCCACTTATTACAAGCTAAGCCTGTGAGTACCGCTGACTCAGACCCGTACACCACCGCTCCATCCACCCCGGTAAAGACCGTGTACAGCCAATATAAACATCACGCCTACTCAAAGACCCACCTCAGCGAGGAGCACAATGACCCAGATTACGACAACATGTCTTCTCCTCCAACATCACCTTCAGGATCCTACGTCACTGCAGAAGGAGGTAGCTGGGCCTCCTCGGCCACCTCCAGTGGTTCTCCTTCAAGTTCCCCAAATTTGATGGCTGAGGTGGACACTATTGAATCTCCCACCCCTTATCCAGACCACATGGTGGTTCATGAAGAAAGTCTATGTGAAGACCCTTGTTGTATGTCCCCTGACATATTAGAAGACGAAGATATTCCAGAACTGTATGACAGAGATATAGACCCTGAAGACTTCTCTCCAGCCAATGAGGATTTCATAGATGGGTATCCTAGTGACATCCATTCTAGTGAAGAGGAAGACGATGAAGATGAATGGGAGACAGACTTTGCCCCATCTTTTACGAGCATCCCTCTCTCTCCTGAATTCATGAGCCCGGTGTCCTCAGTCACCACCCATGTGCAGGAGCCTCAGCAGGTGTCTCTTGCAGGATGCTCTGCAAATGTGGTGAGTTCCCTAGAATCTGCGGCAAGCCAGCAGGAGTTCCACCGGGTGAGCCTGCCAAGCACCGAAAACGATCACATGATTCCTGCTTTTATGCTTCCGTTCCGGGGAAGTTTAATATTCGAGGCCGAGTCGATGGAGATCACGTTATTTCCACAAGGAGAATCAGCAGAAAGCGAGGCAATCGATGGagaagagaaagaagaagaagatgctgaggatgatgaagatgatAGCACCTCAGCCTCGTATCTTCATTCACTGTCCGAGACATCGATCAATGAAGGGGTAGACGAATCATTTGCTTACCAAGATGACACCTCAGAGTCCTCAGACTCAGCCTCGTATGATGGAGAAGAGGATGAGAAACGTTATGGCACAGAGGAATACGCTGTGACAACACCTGCTGCTGCTCAAAGCACAGAGGGCCCAGTGGAGGGCCAAAATGACTCCTCCAACTCTGGCTGTGAGAGCGAGATGGAGACATCGTCTGATCTGTCCGACTCTGATGATGAATGTGCAGTGTTTACCGCTCTGGACATGAACGGTGAAGATCTTGGAATTGAAGAACAAATTGTCAAAGTCGGCGAAACTGCAAATGAAGAGAGAGAAGTTGGAGAAGAACCTGATGAAGGAGTTGGATTATCTCATCTAGCACAAGGCTTTTCTGAAGTTCCTTCCATCATTCAAGACAGCTCCAGGGAGCTTGAAGACTCAAGAGCCAGCAAAGCCCCTCAAGAAGTTTGCGAAGAACCTATAAGAAGCACCTTAGTTCTTACAACAGAAGCCGAAACGCAACCCAGTTCTGAATTACCCCAGAAACTAAAAGATAGAGAAGGAGCCATAAGGACATGGTCTGATAGTCCTGTAGAACAAcaatcatcctcatcatcctctgaAATGGACCATATCCTTCGAGCAGGGATCGGCAATGTTGGAGAATGCTTGATCGCTTGTTTTGACACTGATGAAGAGCTGGACACgctgccccctctgtgctccacaACACGGACTCAACAAGATGACAGGTCACATGATGATCATGATGGAAGGAGGACATCCATGGCAGTGCAGCTCGCTGAAGATAGAAATTACTTCACAGTGAAATGCGAAAATAATGAAGACGCCAAAATATCTGGTGAAGAGGAAAGTGATGTCTCCCAAGGACTGGTGTGTAGTATAGACACTGATGAAAGGGATTCGAGATCTGTAGAAATAGAAAGAACTGAGGAGGAAAGTGTAGAAGGTACAGCCGATGAAGAGTTGTTTGCATGCTACGAGTCTGAAGAAGACCCAGAAGAAGTAAAACCCTTGGACCGCCCTTCACTTCTCGCTCAAATACAAAAACAACAAGAAGAAGCCGTTGGTTATATCACAGACCAGCTGTCCTGTAACAGGTATGAAGAACAGATGCATCGTGGTGGAAGAACTATAGAAGATTCTGCAGCAACCATAGCAGACAATGTGATTTCTGACAGAGGACATGATAGATGCCACCATTCCAATACCGTAAAAACTAGTATAGAGGGATCCGACTTGACATTGGTTACTGCAGATATTACAGAGGACTCTTCTAGCTCAATGACACATGAAACATCTTCTAAATTAGTTGACATTAAGTCTACATCCAGTAAGGACCAAAATGACTTGCAGACTAAAGAAAGCATGTCTTCTTGTGAGGGAGCTGAGGACATTCTTATAGCAGATCATCACACCATATCTCCACCATCACCTTCAAAAACTTCAGAGGATCCTGCAGATCAAGTAGTAAAGTCCGGGGAACAAAATGATCAACACACGAGTAACGTGGATCTGGAGAGGTTTAAAATATCTCCTTATTCTTCAGAAAGGGAATTGTTGACTGTACGTTCTTCAACACCCAATGAGCCAGTAACGGAGGACAACCAAGGAGCCGGCAGGTGCCACCTTCCTGAAACAAGAGAGATAGACGAGTCTGGTGATTTACTTGACCGCCCTGTTTTTAAGGAGCCACCAGACAGGGAGGATGTTCTTCAAGTGGAGAAAAATGAAAAGAGTCAAGAGTCTCCTGAAGGTTTTATCAATGAACCTAATAACAACTTCCTGCAGAGCAGTCATTCAGACATCAGCTTTTCATATGATAGAGTCCCCAGTGTTTTAAAAGAAGCCGAACCTGAAGAAGATGGTCAACTCAACATAAACAATCCATCTGAGGGCGACAACTTAGAAAATGTATCCACTGCTGAAGACCATCAAGACTCATGTATATTATCAACCATAGAAGACAACAGAGAAGCTGAACATAACCACCCAACACTTATATCCTCTTTACTTCATCCAAATCTTCTCTGCACTAAAAGTTCATGCGAAAATAATAGTTCAGAAAATCACAAACTCCTGAAAACCACCCAGACGTGTACAGGAGCCAAAGAGCAGGTGAAGCTGTTAGATAACAATGAGTCACAAGACAAGAACAAGGTGTGTAGTCCAACCTTGGAAGAATCTTCATCTAACAAAATTCGGCAACTTGAACAAACCCATCACAAACTAACAAATACGTTACCCAAATCCAACAATCCAACAGGAGCAATGTGTACAGAACCAAGACCGTGTGACCACATAAGACAAGAAGCCCTTCCGCCATCTGCCAGTGCCTTGCCAGGGTTACCGTCCAAGCCAAGAACCAACAAAATGGAGATGTCTGAAGACCTCCAAGAAATGACCAAACTGCTACAAGGTTCATTTGGTAAGCTGGAGGCGTTGGATCTTAGTATGAGGTCAAGTTCGTCAGAGACCAATGCTTCCATCACTAAACCCACCAAGATGAAGCATAGTAGAGATGAGGTTGTAGCTCAACCAGTGAAGGATGTAGAGTCCAAAACACAAAAGGTTGGATTTACTTGTGATACGGTAAAACAACCAAGGGTTGAGCTAAGACCGGAAACGCCATTGAGGTCTGACAAGGTAGAAAGAAATTCCTCTAAGGACAAAAAAGTTTTGGACAAGGTCTACCCTAAGTCCGAAACGTTACACGATCACTCATCCCATGAGGTAAAGATAGCAGAAGACAACCCTGGACGGGACCTGCATAGTGGGTTCACTAAGGACCAGAGGACCTCCAACCTTCTCAGCAAGAGACAGACAACTAATGACCACTGGGGTAGGCTGCCGAAAGCGGACATTGAAAGTGACTTAAGCCTGCATGTAGCCCCCAAAACCGAAGTCGCTCTATCCTCAACCACAGATGTAAGTAAAGTGCCTCCTGTGAAACCTTCACCCTGCCTGCCTGACGGGAGTCCTCAGGATCAAAAGATAGTCAGGCATCCGGCTGCTTCTGAAAACCGGGGTTCCAAAAAGTTTTCATCAG CATCTGAAGGCAGCTCCACGACCCCGAATGTGAGCGCAGAGCCCCCCATTACCAGCCGCTGTCCAAGGGCCCCGCAGAGCCAAGAACAGGCCGGAAAGAAACCCCCACTAACTTGCCCCCCGTCCGAGCCCAGCTCCTCCAGCGACAGCGAGCTGACATCTCGAGGGCAAGAGATGACCCTGCTGCGGGAGACGTCTGCAGTCAGCCTGCTGGGCATCAACAAACCCCTTCTGGGGCAACGAGGGTGCGAGACGCTAAGTCACAGAG GTTCCTGTAATGATACAGAAAGTAATGATGAATCCCTCCCCGAACTGGAAGAAGCAGATCTGACCGAACCGCGCTCATCCTCCAGCcag
- the LOC130272833 gene encoding uncharacterized protein LOC130272833 isoform X1 — translation MPVDSTKEERTAQKDVRTVAAEAGSSPIASTASTPSSDSTTPKCLSPLEESPLVSPACAPSIALVTPCLQAKEGHRPQPEGASSELPIGNTILHLPSKISEESPVTQEESEETEQHRPEDVLHPDTLDTRIVMGEETSCSPEERGSINRLHTMIPEREMVFGDALEEVTLHLGSKVEGNSGQESDKAIVSDSTDDLHFEAHGEFTLKDDLFSQGESVADVPSFLRPTKESPCSSTGSDVHLLQAKPVSTADSDPYTTAPSTPVKTVYSQYKHHAYSKTHLSEEHNDPDYDNMSSPPTSPSGSYVTAEGGSWASSATSSGSPSSSPNLMAEVDTIESPTPYPDHMVVHEESLCEDPCCMSPDILEDEDIPELYDRDIDPEDFSPANEDFIDGYPSDIHSSEEEDDEDEWETDFAPSFTSIPLSPEFMSPVSSVTTHVQEPQQVSLAGCSANVVSSLESAASQQEFHRVSLPSTENDHMIPAFMLPFRGSLIFEAESMEITLFPQGESAESEAIDGEEKEEEDAEDDEDDSTSASYLHSLSETSINEGVDESFAYQDDTSESSDSASYDGEEDEKRYGTEEYAVTTPAAAQSTEGPVEGQNDSSNSGCESEMETSSDLSDSDDECAVFTALDMNGEDLGIEEQIVKVGETANEEREVGEEPDEGVGLSHLAQGFSEVPSIIQDSSRELEDSRASKAPQEVCEEPIRSTLVLTTEAETQPSSELPQKLKDREGAIRTWSDSPVEQQSSSSSSEMDHILRAGIGNVGECLIACFDTDEELDTLPPLCSTTRTQQDDRSHDDHDGRRTSMAVQLAEDRNYFTVKCENNEDAKISGEEESDVSQGLVCSIDTDERDSRSVEIERTEEESVEGTADEELFACYESEEDPEEVKPLDRPSLLAQIQKQQEEAVGYITDQLSCNRYEEQMHRGGRTIEDSAATIADNVISDRGHDRCHHSNTVKTSIEGSDLTLVTADITEDSSSSMTHETSSKLVDIKSTSSKDQNDLQTKESMSSCEGAEDILIADHHTISPPSPSKTSEDPADQVVKSGEQNDQHTSNVDLERFKISPYSSERELLTVRSSTPNEPVTEDNQGAGRCHLPETREIDESGDLLDRPVFKEPPDREDVLQVEKNEKSQESPEGFINEPNNNFLQSSHSDISFSYDRVPSVLKEAEPEEDGQLNINNPSEGDNLENVSTAEDHQDSCILSTIEDNREAEHNHPTLISSLLHPNLLCTKSSCENNSSENHKLLKTTQTCTGAKEQVKLLDNNESQDKNKVCSPTLEESSSNKIRQLEQTHHKLTNTLPKSNNPTGAMCTEPRPCDHIRQEALPPSASALPGLPSKPRTNKMEMSEDLQEMTKLLQGSFGKLEALDLSMRSSSSETNASITKPTKMKHSRDEVVAQPVKDVESKTQKVGFTCDTVKQPRVELRPETPLRSDKVERNSSKDKKVLDKVYPKSETLHDHSSHEVKIAEDNPGRDLHSGFTKDQRTSNLLSKRQTTNDHWGRLPKADIESDLSLHVAPKTEVALSSTTDVSKVPPVKPSPCLPDGSPQDQKIVRHPAASENRGSKKFSSAASEGSSTTPNVSAEPPITSRCPRAPQSQEQAGKKPPLTCPPSEPSSSSDSELTSRGQEMTLLRETSAVSLLGINKPLLGQRGCETLSHRGSCNDTESNDESLPELEEADLTEPRSSSSQNQLAHCLGSGEESISKAKQSRSEKKARKAMSKLGLRQIHGVTRITIRKSKNILFVITKPDVFKSPASDIYIVFGEAKIEDLSQQVHKAAAEKFKVPMEHSPLITETAPTLTIKEESEEEEEVDETGLEVRDIELVMAQANVSRAKAVRALRHNNNDIVNAIMELTM, via the exons ATGCCGGTGGATTCCACAAAGGAGGAGAGGACTGCGCAGAAGGATGTCAGGACGGTGGCGGCTGAGGCag GTTCATCTCCAATTGCTTCCACCGCATCGACCCCGAGTAGTGACTCCACCACCCCCAAGTGTTTGAGCCCATTAGAGGAATCTCCATTGGTGAGCCCAGCATGTGCCCCCAGCATAGCCCTGGTGACTCCATGCCTTCAGGCCAAAGAAGGGCACAGACCTCAGCCGGAGGGTGCAAGCAGTGAGCTGCCCATTGGGAACACCATTCTGCATCTTCCTTCTAAGATCTCTGAGGAGTCACCTGTGACCCAAGAAGAGTCAGAGGAAACTGAGCAGCATCGTCCTGAAGACGTTCTACACCCGGACACTCTGGACACTAGAATTGTGATGGGGGAAGAAACATCATGTAGCCCTGAGGAAAGGGGAAGTATAAATAGGTTGCACACAATGATTCCTGAGAGGGAGATGGTGTTCGGGGATGCTTTGGAGGAGGTAACATTGCACTTAGGTTCTAAAGTTGAAGGGAATTCAGGACAAGAAAGCGACAAAGCCATTGTGTCCGACTCCACTGACGATTTGCACTTTGAGGCCCACGGAGAGTTCACATTGAAAGACGACTTATTTTCTCAGGGTGAATCTGTAGCTGATGTGCCTTCATTTCTCAGACCCACCAAAGAGTCACCCTGCAGCTCCACAGGCAGTGATGTCCACTTATTACAAGCTAAGCCTGTGAGTACCGCTGACTCAGACCCGTACACCACCGCTCCATCCACCCCGGTAAAGACCGTGTACAGCCAATATAAACATCACGCCTACTCAAAGACCCACCTCAGCGAGGAGCACAATGACCCAGATTACGACAACATGTCTTCTCCTCCAACATCACCTTCAGGATCCTACGTCACTGCAGAAGGAGGTAGCTGGGCCTCCTCGGCCACCTCCAGTGGTTCTCCTTCAAGTTCCCCAAATTTGATGGCTGAGGTGGACACTATTGAATCTCCCACCCCTTATCCAGACCACATGGTGGTTCATGAAGAAAGTCTATGTGAAGACCCTTGTTGTATGTCCCCTGACATATTAGAAGACGAAGATATTCCAGAACTGTATGACAGAGATATAGACCCTGAAGACTTCTCTCCAGCCAATGAGGATTTCATAGATGGGTATCCTAGTGACATCCATTCTAGTGAAGAGGAAGACGATGAAGATGAATGGGAGACAGACTTTGCCCCATCTTTTACGAGCATCCCTCTCTCTCCTGAATTCATGAGCCCGGTGTCCTCAGTCACCACCCATGTGCAGGAGCCTCAGCAGGTGTCTCTTGCAGGATGCTCTGCAAATGTGGTGAGTTCCCTAGAATCTGCGGCAAGCCAGCAGGAGTTCCACCGGGTGAGCCTGCCAAGCACCGAAAACGATCACATGATTCCTGCTTTTATGCTTCCGTTCCGGGGAAGTTTAATATTCGAGGCCGAGTCGATGGAGATCACGTTATTTCCACAAGGAGAATCAGCAGAAAGCGAGGCAATCGATGGagaagagaaagaagaagaagatgctgaggatgatgaagatgatAGCACCTCAGCCTCGTATCTTCATTCACTGTCCGAGACATCGATCAATGAAGGGGTAGACGAATCATTTGCTTACCAAGATGACACCTCAGAGTCCTCAGACTCAGCCTCGTATGATGGAGAAGAGGATGAGAAACGTTATGGCACAGAGGAATACGCTGTGACAACACCTGCTGCTGCTCAAAGCACAGAGGGCCCAGTGGAGGGCCAAAATGACTCCTCCAACTCTGGCTGTGAGAGCGAGATGGAGACATCGTCTGATCTGTCCGACTCTGATGATGAATGTGCAGTGTTTACCGCTCTGGACATGAACGGTGAAGATCTTGGAATTGAAGAACAAATTGTCAAAGTCGGCGAAACTGCAAATGAAGAGAGAGAAGTTGGAGAAGAACCTGATGAAGGAGTTGGATTATCTCATCTAGCACAAGGCTTTTCTGAAGTTCCTTCCATCATTCAAGACAGCTCCAGGGAGCTTGAAGACTCAAGAGCCAGCAAAGCCCCTCAAGAAGTTTGCGAAGAACCTATAAGAAGCACCTTAGTTCTTACAACAGAAGCCGAAACGCAACCCAGTTCTGAATTACCCCAGAAACTAAAAGATAGAGAAGGAGCCATAAGGACATGGTCTGATAGTCCTGTAGAACAAcaatcatcctcatcatcctctgaAATGGACCATATCCTTCGAGCAGGGATCGGCAATGTTGGAGAATGCTTGATCGCTTGTTTTGACACTGATGAAGAGCTGGACACgctgccccctctgtgctccacaACACGGACTCAACAAGATGACAGGTCACATGATGATCATGATGGAAGGAGGACATCCATGGCAGTGCAGCTCGCTGAAGATAGAAATTACTTCACAGTGAAATGCGAAAATAATGAAGACGCCAAAATATCTGGTGAAGAGGAAAGTGATGTCTCCCAAGGACTGGTGTGTAGTATAGACACTGATGAAAGGGATTCGAGATCTGTAGAAATAGAAAGAACTGAGGAGGAAAGTGTAGAAGGTACAGCCGATGAAGAGTTGTTTGCATGCTACGAGTCTGAAGAAGACCCAGAAGAAGTAAAACCCTTGGACCGCCCTTCACTTCTCGCTCAAATACAAAAACAACAAGAAGAAGCCGTTGGTTATATCACAGACCAGCTGTCCTGTAACAGGTATGAAGAACAGATGCATCGTGGTGGAAGAACTATAGAAGATTCTGCAGCAACCATAGCAGACAATGTGATTTCTGACAGAGGACATGATAGATGCCACCATTCCAATACCGTAAAAACTAGTATAGAGGGATCCGACTTGACATTGGTTACTGCAGATATTACAGAGGACTCTTCTAGCTCAATGACACATGAAACATCTTCTAAATTAGTTGACATTAAGTCTACATCCAGTAAGGACCAAAATGACTTGCAGACTAAAGAAAGCATGTCTTCTTGTGAGGGAGCTGAGGACATTCTTATAGCAGATCATCACACCATATCTCCACCATCACCTTCAAAAACTTCAGAGGATCCTGCAGATCAAGTAGTAAAGTCCGGGGAACAAAATGATCAACACACGAGTAACGTGGATCTGGAGAGGTTTAAAATATCTCCTTATTCTTCAGAAAGGGAATTGTTGACTGTACGTTCTTCAACACCCAATGAGCCAGTAACGGAGGACAACCAAGGAGCCGGCAGGTGCCACCTTCCTGAAACAAGAGAGATAGACGAGTCTGGTGATTTACTTGACCGCCCTGTTTTTAAGGAGCCACCAGACAGGGAGGATGTTCTTCAAGTGGAGAAAAATGAAAAGAGTCAAGAGTCTCCTGAAGGTTTTATCAATGAACCTAATAACAACTTCCTGCAGAGCAGTCATTCAGACATCAGCTTTTCATATGATAGAGTCCCCAGTGTTTTAAAAGAAGCCGAACCTGAAGAAGATGGTCAACTCAACATAAACAATCCATCTGAGGGCGACAACTTAGAAAATGTATCCACTGCTGAAGACCATCAAGACTCATGTATATTATCAACCATAGAAGACAACAGAGAAGCTGAACATAACCACCCAACACTTATATCCTCTTTACTTCATCCAAATCTTCTCTGCACTAAAAGTTCATGCGAAAATAATAGTTCAGAAAATCACAAACTCCTGAAAACCACCCAGACGTGTACAGGAGCCAAAGAGCAGGTGAAGCTGTTAGATAACAATGAGTCACAAGACAAGAACAAGGTGTGTAGTCCAACCTTGGAAGAATCTTCATCTAACAAAATTCGGCAACTTGAACAAACCCATCACAAACTAACAAATACGTTACCCAAATCCAACAATCCAACAGGAGCAATGTGTACAGAACCAAGACCGTGTGACCACATAAGACAAGAAGCCCTTCCGCCATCTGCCAGTGCCTTGCCAGGGTTACCGTCCAAGCCAAGAACCAACAAAATGGAGATGTCTGAAGACCTCCAAGAAATGACCAAACTGCTACAAGGTTCATTTGGTAAGCTGGAGGCGTTGGATCTTAGTATGAGGTCAAGTTCGTCAGAGACCAATGCTTCCATCACTAAACCCACCAAGATGAAGCATAGTAGAGATGAGGTTGTAGCTCAACCAGTGAAGGATGTAGAGTCCAAAACACAAAAGGTTGGATTTACTTGTGATACGGTAAAACAACCAAGGGTTGAGCTAAGACCGGAAACGCCATTGAGGTCTGACAAGGTAGAAAGAAATTCCTCTAAGGACAAAAAAGTTTTGGACAAGGTCTACCCTAAGTCCGAAACGTTACACGATCACTCATCCCATGAGGTAAAGATAGCAGAAGACAACCCTGGACGGGACCTGCATAGTGGGTTCACTAAGGACCAGAGGACCTCCAACCTTCTCAGCAAGAGACAGACAACTAATGACCACTGGGGTAGGCTGCCGAAAGCGGACATTGAAAGTGACTTAAGCCTGCATGTAGCCCCCAAAACCGAAGTCGCTCTATCCTCAACCACAGATGTAAGTAAAGTGCCTCCTGTGAAACCTTCACCCTGCCTGCCTGACGGGAGTCCTCAGGATCAAAAGATAGTCAGGCATCCGGCTGCTTCTGAAAACCGGGGTTCCAAAAAGTTTTCATCAG CAGCATCTGAAGGCAGCTCCACGACCCCGAATGTGAGCGCAGAGCCCCCCATTACCAGCCGCTGTCCAAGGGCCCCGCAGAGCCAAGAACAGGCCGGAAAGAAACCCCCACTAACTTGCCCCCCGTCCGAGCCCAGCTCCTCCAGCGACAGCGAGCTGACATCTCGAGGGCAAGAGATGACCCTGCTGCGGGAGACGTCTGCAGTCAGCCTGCTGGGCATCAACAAACCCCTTCTGGGGCAACGAGGGTGCGAGACGCTAAGTCACAGAG GTTCCTGTAATGATACAGAAAGTAATGATGAATCCCTCCCCGAACTGGAAGAAGCAGATCTGACCGAACCGCGCTCATCCTCCAGCcag